CCGGCAGATCGCGGCCGAGCGGCGCTCCTGGGCCATGGGTGTGGCGGCGGCAGCCGGCTCGTTCGGGCAGTTTTTGATGGTGCCGCTGGAGGGCCAGTTGATCCTGAGCCTGGGCTGGCAGCAGGCGCTGCTGGTGCTAGCGGCCATGGCGCTGCTGATCATCCCGCTGGCCTTTGGCCTGCGTGAGCCGGGCTTTGGCGGCCAACGCCAGCGCAGCGCCGGCGGCCACGGCCAGAGCGTGGGCCACGCGGTGGCCGAGGCACTGCGCCACCCGAGCTTCCTGCTGCTGACGGCGGGCTATTTCGTCTGCGGCTTCCAGGTGGTTTTCATCGGCGTCCACATGCCCAGCTACCTCAAGGATCACGGCCTGACGCCGCAGGTGGCCAGCATGGCGCTGGCGCTGATCGGCCTGTTCAACGTGGTGGGCACCTATGCCGCCGGCGCGCTGGGCCAGCGCCTGCCCAAGCGCACCATCCTGGTAGCCATCTACTGGGCGCGCGCGGTGGTCATCGCCATCTTCATGCTGGTGCCGCTGTCGCCCACCTCGGTGTACGTGTTTTCCGCCGTCATGGGGATGCTGTGGCTGTCCACCGTGCCGCCGACCAACGCCGTGGTGGCGCAGATCTTCGGCGTGCAGCACCTGTCCATGCTCAGCGGCTTTGTGTTCTTCAGCCACCAGATCGGCAGCTTCATGGGCGTGTGGCTGGGCGGCTATCTGTACGACCGCACGGGCAGCTACGACATCGTCTGGTACCTGGCGATTGCCCTGGGCATTCTGGCCGGGCTGCTCAACCTGCCGGTGCGTGAGAACGCCATCGTCCGCCCCGCCGCTGCAACGGCGGCCCAGCCCGCATGAGGCGCCTGCCTGTGCGCAACGCCCTGTTGGCCCTGGCGCTGGCCGCCGTGCTGCTGGCCGTGTTCGCCTGGTATCTGCGCCCGGACTTCATGCTCACGCTGGCCGATCAGCTGTGGGCCTGCTTCTAGACAACCGAATCCCCGCACCCCTGCCATGACCGCTGCCGACCTGCACCCGCCCTCGCAATGGATAGTGCGCTGGTCGCACCTGGTGCCCGCTGGCGGCGCCGTGCTGGACGTGGCCTGCGGCGCGGGCCGGCACGTGCGCTGGTTTCATGAACGAAATCACCCGGTAACCGGCGTGGATCAAGCGCTGTCAGCTACTGAATCAATAGCAAACATGGCCGCTGCAGCCATTCAGGCAGACATCGAGAATGGCCCCTGGCCCCTGCCCGGGCGGCAGTTCGCCGCCGTGGTGGTGACCAATTACCTGTGGCGGCCACTGCTGCCGACCATCGTCGCCAGCGTGGCGCCGGGCGGCGTGCTGCTGTACGAGACTTTTGCCCAGGGCAACGAGACCGTGGGCCGGCCCGCACGGCCCGACTTCCTGCTGGCGCCGGGCGAGTTGCTGCGCGCCTGCGCCGAGCTGCGCGTGGTGGCCTACGAGGACGGCTTTCTGAGCGCCCCCGAGCGCTTCGTGCAGCGCATTGCCGCCGTGCGTGCTCCGGCGCAGCCGGCACAGCGCTGGCCCCTGCAGCCGCCCGTCCCGGCTGGTGGGCAGTCGCCTCGTTAGAATGCCTTTTTTTGCGTTTTTGACCGCGCCATGACTCTTTCCAGCGCCCCTTTGACGGGCAGCATCGTCGCCCTTGTCACCCCCATGCTCGATGACGGCAGCGTGGACTACGCCGCGCTGCGCAAGCTCATCGACTGGCACGTCCAGGAGGGCACGGACTGCATCGGCGTCGTCGGCACCACGGGCGAGTCGCCCACGGTGAATGTCGAGGAGCACCGCGAGATCATCCGCGTGGCCGTCGAGCAGGCCGCTGGCCGCGTGCCCGTGATGGCCGGCTGCGGCGCCAACTCCACGCACGAGGCCATCGCCCTGGCACGCTACGCCAGGCAGGTGGGCGCGAGCAGCCAGCTGCAGGTCGTGCCCTACTACAACAAGCCCACGCAGGAAGGCCAGTACCAGCACTTCAAGGCCATCGCCGAGGCGGTCGGCGACCTGCCCATGGTGCTGTACAACGTGCCCGGGCGCACCGTGGCAGACATGCACCATGAGACCGTGCTGCGCCTGTCGCAGGTGCCGGGCATCGTCGGCATCAAGGAGGCCACCGGCAACATCGAGCGTGCGCAGTGGCTGATCCGCGACGTCCCGCAGGGCTTTGCCGTCTATTCGGGCGACGACCCCACGGCGGTGGCCCTGATGCTGTGCGGCGGCCACGGCAACATCAGCGTCACGGCCAACGTCGCGCCGCGCCTGATGCGCCAGCTGTGCGCCGCAGCCATCGCCGGCGACCGCCGGGCCGCCATGGACATCCAGTTCCAGCTGCTGCCGCTGCACAGGCACCTGTTCGTCGAGGCCAACCCCATCCCCGTCAAGTGGGCCATGGCGCGCCTGGGCCTGTGCGGCCCGGCCATGCGCCTGCCCATGACGCCACTGTCGCAGGGCAACGAAGCCGTGGTCGAGGGCGCACTGCGCGCCGCCGGCCTGCTGGCCTGACGTGCCGCCCGCCTGCCCGCTCCATCCATCCGCCTTCGCGCATCCGCACCGCGCAACGAGGACTGCTCTCGTGAACCCTAGCACCCGCATCGGCCTGCTCGGCCTGGCCCTCGCCCTGTCTGCCTGCTCCGTCTTGGAGAGCGACAAGATCGACTACAAGAGCGCCAGCAAGGGCGCGACGCTGGAGGTGCCGCCCGACCTGACGCAACTGTCGCGCGACACCCGCTACAGCGTGCCCGGCGGCACTGTCTCCGCCGCCGCCTACGAGGCCGGCGCGGCGCAGCAAAGCCGCAGCAGCGCCAGCAGCGCCGCGCCCAAGGCCATCGGCGACGTGCGCATCGAGCGCGACGGCAACCAGCGCTGGCTGGTGGTGGGCCGCAGTGCCGACCAGCTGTGGGAGCCGGTACGTGACTTCTGGCTGGACAACGGCTTCATCTACACCCTGGAAAACCGCGACCTGGGCCTGCTGGAGACTGACTGGGCGGAAAACCGCGCCAAGCTGCCGCAGGACATCATCCGCTCGACCATCGGCAAGGTTTTCGACTCGCTGTACTCGACCGGCGAGCGTGACCGCTTTCGCACGCGCATCGAGCGGCGCGCCGATGGCGGCACCGAGATCTATGTCAGCCATCGCGGCATGGTCGAGGTCTATACAAACACGCAAAAGGATCAGACCGTGTGGCAGCCGCGCGCCGCCGACCCGGAGCTGGAGACCGAATTCCTGCGCCGCCTGATGGTCAAGCTGGGCGTGAGCGAGGAGCAGTCGCGCGCGGCTGCCGCCGCGCCGCTGCCGGCAGCGCCAGCCGCCAGCATCGGCCAGGTCGATGGCGTGCCCGTGGTGCAGATCGCCGAGCCCTTCGACCGTGCCTGGCGCCGCGTCGGCGTGGCGCTGGATCGCACCGGCTTCACCGTGGAAGACCGGGACCGCAGCCAGGGCGTGTATTTCGTGCGCTACGTCGAGCCCAATGCGGACAGGAAGCAGCAGGGCTTCTTTGGCAAGCTGTTCAGCCGCAGCCCGGACGCTGCGCCGCCGCTCAAGTACCGCATCGTGGTGCGCAGCGAGGGCGCCAGCAGCACCGTGTCGGTGCTCAACGCTGCCGGCGCGCCCGAGTCCTCGGCTACCGCCGAGCGCATCGTGCGCGTGATCGCCGACGACCTGAAGTAAGCGGCTGCCGCAACCTTGCTGCGCTTTCGCAATCTGGCCAGCGGCAGCGGTGGCAACGCCACGCTGATCGAGGGCGGCAGCAGCGGCACGCGTCCTTGCCGCCTGCTGCTGGATTGCGGCCTGAGCCTGCGCCAAGTGGATGTGCGATTGCAGGCCGCCGGCACCAGCGCCGGCGCGCTGGATGCCGTTTTCATCACGCACGAGCATTCCGACCACACCGGCTGCGTGCTCAAACTCGCGCTGCGCGAGCGCATCCCGGTCTGGATGAGCGAGGGCACCTGGCGCGGCATGGGCGCGCCCGGGCTGGACGGCCTGCTGCACCTTGCCCACGATGGCCAGGCCATTGACCTGGGCGGCTTCGAGGCCTGGCCCTTTGCCGTGCCCCACGATGCGCGCGAGCCGCTGCATCTGCGCGTGAGCGACGGCGCCACGCACATCGGCCTGATGACCGACCTGGGCCATGCCCCGGAGCATGTGGTGCAGCACCTGCAAGGCTGCCACGCCCTGCTGCTGGAGGCCAACCACGACGCCGACATGCTGCACGGCGGGCGCTACCCGGCCTTTCTCAAGCAGCGCATCGCCGGCCCGCACGGCCACCTGGCCAACGACGCCAGCGCCGAGCTGCTGCGCGCCGTCTGCCATCCCGGCCTGCGCCAGGTGGTGGCGGCCCATCTGAGCGCGCGCAACAACCAGCCGCACTTGGCGCAGGCCGCGCTGGCACAGGCCTGGGGCTGTGCCAGCGCCGACATCATCGTGGCCGACCAGCGCACCGGGACGAATTGGGTGGCACCCGGCCAGGGACGCTGGGAGTGATGGCCTCGGCAGGCAGCAGGCAACAAAAAACCCCGTAGCGCTGGTACGCACGGGGTTTTTGTTGCCTGGCCCGGCACATGAGTGCCAGGCTGGCTGCGTCTTGGCGACGTGCTTACTTGGCTTCCGAGGAGGCAGGAGCTGCTGCGGCGGCGGCAGCAGCGTCGGCAGCAGCCTTGGCGTCGTCGGAGGCGGCATCGGCAGCAGGCGTGGCCGCGTCGGTGGCAGCAGGAGCCTCGGCAGGTGCGGGTGCCGGCTCGGGAGCAGGTGCCGGCTCGGGTGCCGGAGCCGGGGCTTCCACAGGAGCGGGCGCTGGCGCCGGAGCGGGCTCTTCCTTCTTGCCGCAGGCAGCGAGGGCGGCAGCAGCGATCAAGGCGGCCAGGACGACGGAATTTTTCATGTCAGTTTCCTAATGATGAAGACGATTGTTATGAAATGCCGAACCTCAACGCCTCACAGCGATCGGCGCGACTGAGAGCGCTTTGCGCACCCTGGTGAAATCAGCCGATGATTATAAGAACGATACGTCAATACAGAGTTACACGAAGAACAAGCCTGTATTGATCGTGCTACAGCCCCAGCACTGTGGCCGGGAAGGCGGGTGTGCTCCGGCGCTCCAGCCACTCGTCCAGCGTCTGGCGCAGCTGCACGCGCCGCTCGGGCTCGTGGCCGGCAACGCCCACGCTGCGCACCGGGTCATGGCGCTGCAGCACCCACTCAGGCGACCACAGCACGCTGGGCAGCGCCAGCGGATCGGGGGTGGCGGCCTTGCGGCAGGCGATGAGGTGATCCCACTGCCGGCGCCACTGCACGAAGCGCGGCTGGCGGCGTACCAGATCATCGAAGTCCAGCGCCAGCAGCGTGCAGCGCCGGCCCGCGCGTGACCACTGCTGCAGCGACTGCACCACCTCGCGCTCGCCCAGCGGCCAATCGGCAAAGCTGGCATCGCTCAACACCAGCTCGGCCCAGCCCGCCTGGGCGGCAGCGGCCAATGCCTGGCGCACCAGGACGGCAAAGGCCTCTCGGCCCTCGA
This portion of the Melaminivora jejuensis genome encodes:
- a CDS encoding MFS transporter, translated to MFQILACGAAVVTLSMGIRHGFGLWLAPITQDMGWTRQTFAFAMAIQNLAWGVFGIFGGMAADRLGAFRVLIGGALLYALGLSGMALSPTPGLFALSTGVVIGAAQAGTTYAVIYGVLGRQIAAERRSWAMGVAAAAGSFGQFLMVPLEGQLILSLGWQQALLVLAAMALLIIPLAFGLREPGFGGQRQRSAGGHGQSVGHAVAEALRHPSFLLLTAGYFVCGFQVVFIGVHMPSYLKDHGLTPQVASMALALIGLFNVVGTYAAGALGQRLPKRTILVAIYWARAVVIAIFMLVPLSPTSVYVFSAVMGMLWLSTVPPTNAVVAQIFGVQHLSMLSGFVFFSHQIGSFMGVWLGGYLYDRTGSYDIVWYLAIALGILAGLLNLPVRENAIVRPAAATAAQPA
- a CDS encoding class I SAM-dependent methyltransferase — its product is MTAADLHPPSQWIVRWSHLVPAGGAVLDVACGAGRHVRWFHERNHPVTGVDQALSATESIANMAAAAIQADIENGPWPLPGRQFAAVVVTNYLWRPLLPTIVASVAPGGVLLYETFAQGNETVGRPARPDFLLAPGELLRACAELRVVAYEDGFLSAPERFVQRIAAVRAPAQPAQRWPLQPPVPAGGQSPR
- the dapA gene encoding 4-hydroxy-tetrahydrodipicolinate synthase, whose protein sequence is MTLSSAPLTGSIVALVTPMLDDGSVDYAALRKLIDWHVQEGTDCIGVVGTTGESPTVNVEEHREIIRVAVEQAAGRVPVMAGCGANSTHEAIALARYARQVGASSQLQVVPYYNKPTQEGQYQHFKAIAEAVGDLPMVLYNVPGRTVADMHHETVLRLSQVPGIVGIKEATGNIERAQWLIRDVPQGFAVYSGDDPTAVALMLCGGHGNISVTANVAPRLMRQLCAAAIAGDRRAAMDIQFQLLPLHRHLFVEANPIPVKWAMARLGLCGPAMRLPMTPLSQGNEAVVEGALRAAGLLA
- the bamC gene encoding outer membrane protein assembly factor BamC; its protein translation is MNPSTRIGLLGLALALSACSVLESDKIDYKSASKGATLEVPPDLTQLSRDTRYSVPGGTVSAAAYEAGAAQQSRSSASSAAPKAIGDVRIERDGNQRWLVVGRSADQLWEPVRDFWLDNGFIYTLENRDLGLLETDWAENRAKLPQDIIRSTIGKVFDSLYSTGERDRFRTRIERRADGGTEIYVSHRGMVEVYTNTQKDQTVWQPRAADPELETEFLRRLMVKLGVSEEQSRAAAAAPLPAAPAASIGQVDGVPVVQIAEPFDRAWRRVGVALDRTGFTVEDRDRSQGVYFVRYVEPNADRKQQGFFGKLFSRSPDAAPPLKYRIVVRSEGASSTVSVLNAAGAPESSATAERIVRVIADDLK
- a CDS encoding MBL fold metallo-hydrolase; protein product: MLRFRNLASGSGGNATLIEGGSSGTRPCRLLLDCGLSLRQVDVRLQAAGTSAGALDAVFITHEHSDHTGCVLKLALRERIPVWMSEGTWRGMGAPGLDGLLHLAHDGQAIDLGGFEAWPFAVPHDAREPLHLRVSDGATHIGLMTDLGHAPEHVVQHLQGCHALLLEANHDADMLHGGRYPAFLKQRIAGPHGHLANDASAELLRAVCHPGLRQVVAAHLSARNNQPHLAQAALAQAWGCASADIIVADQRTGTNWVAPGQGRWE